One part of the Paenibacillus silvisoli genome encodes these proteins:
- a CDS encoding alpha-mannosidase, whose protein sequence is MPYETKKIKLEKAKGLLPRIRDAIYEPIAALGVTAWVTKEPVSYEERTSGRQLELQPGDKWGNLWDCAWFRFEGQVPDNASGKKAVLLIDVNGELCLVDREGSPLQGLTNINSEFDYSLGLPGKRVVDLGASAAGQRIDLWADAGCNDLFGKYRSGTLKEADIAICNEEVRHLYYDYEVLLELAEQLHDSAARKEQVLQSLYDAALALEKITEESVSRARAILAKQLEKRGGDPTLTVSAIGHAHMDLAWLWPIRETIRKGARTFSTVLRNMEKYPDYMFGASQPQLYQWMKERYPALYESIKERVKEGRWEVQGAMWVEPDTNISGGEALVRQILYGKRFFEQEFGKEMKVLWLPDVFGYNGSLPQLLKQSGVDYMMTQKLSWSVYNSHPHHSFHWEGIDGSKVLTHLPPEDTYNSPGAPRSLAKIENNYLDRNVSENALMLFGIGDGGGGPGEEHLERLAREKNLLGLPPVVQETSLSFFEKLEKEQDRFQTYRGELYLEKHQGTLTSQARNKWYNRKMEKALRELEFAASLVLALGGDGYPAAELEEIWKEVLLYQFHDILPGSSITRVFDESLERYGIMHRRVQELIGERYAEAARLAGCGGGQPVVANSLPWAREELVAFEGALYAVQVPPMGFAALSEARRVAAGDEGNSELRASGTVLENQLLRVTFDADGSIVSLFDKAAGRESVEPGKKANVLTLYHDKGDAWDFPRDYRDTAAGTMELVSSRAGVEGSCAVLEQTYRFGESTLVQRITLASQAATVQFETKADWRESELMLRAAFPVSVMTDQVNCEIQFGYLKRPTTRNTMIEFVRDEICAHQYIDLSQPDYGVALLSDSKYGYSAERNVLDINLLRSPSYPDPVADRAEHAFTYAIYPHQGDFVQAKVYQKGYELNAPLTVVKSGGGVGGGASESAGLRSLLQLDNSNVMVEAVKKAEDSEHLIIRLYEASGTRAQVGVSFGVACETIEETDLMERPTALLKEEAASVELSFRPFEIKTLRIKMNA, encoded by the coding sequence GCTTCAGCCTGGCGACAAGTGGGGCAATCTGTGGGATTGCGCCTGGTTCCGGTTTGAGGGACAAGTACCGGATAACGCTTCGGGGAAGAAGGCTGTTCTGCTCATCGACGTGAACGGGGAGCTTTGCCTTGTCGACCGCGAAGGTTCGCCGCTGCAAGGCTTGACGAATATCAATTCCGAATTCGATTACAGCCTCGGCTTGCCGGGGAAGCGCGTCGTCGATCTCGGCGCGTCCGCGGCCGGCCAGCGAATCGATCTATGGGCGGACGCCGGCTGTAATGACCTCTTCGGCAAGTATCGCAGCGGCACGCTGAAGGAAGCGGACATCGCGATTTGCAATGAGGAAGTCCGGCATCTGTACTACGACTACGAGGTGCTGCTTGAGCTGGCGGAGCAGCTGCACGATTCGGCCGCGAGAAAAGAGCAGGTGCTGCAAAGTCTGTACGATGCGGCGCTTGCGCTCGAGAAGATTACCGAAGAGAGCGTGAGCCGCGCGCGGGCGATTTTGGCAAAGCAGCTGGAGAAGCGCGGAGGCGATCCGACGCTGACGGTCAGCGCCATCGGCCATGCGCATATGGATTTGGCTTGGTTATGGCCAATTCGGGAGACGATCCGCAAAGGGGCCCGTACGTTCTCCACGGTGCTCCGCAATATGGAGAAGTATCCCGATTACATGTTCGGCGCGAGCCAGCCGCAGCTCTATCAATGGATGAAAGAACGCTATCCGGCGCTTTACGAAAGCATTAAGGAACGGGTAAAAGAAGGGCGCTGGGAAGTGCAAGGCGCGATGTGGGTAGAGCCCGATACGAATATATCCGGCGGCGAAGCGCTCGTGCGGCAGATTTTATACGGAAAACGGTTCTTTGAGCAGGAGTTCGGCAAGGAGATGAAGGTGCTGTGGCTGCCGGACGTATTCGGCTACAACGGAAGCTTGCCGCAGCTGCTGAAGCAATCGGGCGTCGATTACATGATGACGCAGAAGCTTTCCTGGAGCGTTTATAATTCGCATCCGCATCACAGCTTCCACTGGGAAGGCATAGACGGCAGCAAGGTGCTTACGCATCTGCCGCCTGAAGATACGTACAACAGCCCCGGCGCGCCGCGATCGCTCGCGAAGATCGAGAACAACTATTTGGACCGCAACGTGTCCGAGAACGCGCTCATGCTGTTCGGCATCGGGGACGGCGGCGGCGGACCGGGCGAAGAGCATCTGGAACGGCTGGCCCGCGAGAAAAACTTGCTTGGACTGCCGCCGGTCGTGCAGGAGACGTCCTTGTCGTTTTTCGAGAAGCTGGAGAAGGAACAGGATCGGTTCCAAACGTACCGCGGCGAGCTCTATCTGGAGAAGCATCAAGGCACGTTGACATCGCAAGCGCGCAACAAATGGTACAACCGCAAAATGGAAAAGGCGCTGCGCGAACTGGAATTCGCCGCATCGCTGGTGCTGGCGCTTGGCGGAGACGGATATCCTGCCGCAGAGCTGGAGGAAATATGGAAAGAAGTGCTGCTTTATCAGTTCCATGATATTTTGCCGGGCTCTTCGATTACGCGCGTCTTCGACGAGTCGCTGGAACGGTACGGCATTATGCATCGCCGCGTTCAAGAGCTGATCGGCGAGCGCTACGCGGAAGCGGCGCGGTTGGCCGGCTGCGGAGGCGGCCAGCCGGTCGTCGCCAACTCGCTGCCTTGGGCGCGGGAAGAGCTGGTTGCGTTCGAAGGTGCCCTCTATGCGGTTCAGGTGCCTCCGATGGGCTTTGCCGCTCTGTCGGAAGCGCGGCGCGTAGCTGCCGGCGATGAGGGGAATTCGGAGCTTCGCGCTAGCGGTACTGTTCTGGAAAACCAATTGCTGCGCGTGACGTTCGACGCCGACGGAAGCATCGTTTCGCTCTTCGACAAAGCGGCGGGCAGAGAGTCGGTCGAGCCGGGCAAGAAGGCCAACGTGCTGACCCTCTATCACGATAAAGGCGACGCTTGGGATTTTCCTCGCGATTACCGGGATACGGCGGCGGGCACGATGGAGCTGGTTAGCAGCCGGGCCGGCGTCGAAGGTTCTTGCGCGGTGCTTGAGCAAACCTATCGCTTCGGCGAGTCGACGCTCGTGCAGCGAATTACGCTCGCTTCGCAAGCGGCGACGGTGCAATTCGAAACGAAGGCGGACTGGCGGGAGTCGGAACTCATGCTGCGCGCGGCCTTCCCGGTCAGCGTCATGACGGATCAGGTCAACTGCGAGATCCAATTCGGCTACTTGAAGCGTCCAACGACCCGGAATACGATGATCGAATTCGTGCGGGACGAAATTTGCGCCCATCAATATATCGATTTGTCGCAGCCGGACTACGGCGTTGCGCTGCTAAGCGACAGCAAATACGGCTACAGCGCCGAGCGGAACGTGCTGGACATTAACCTGCTGCGCAGTCCGAGCTATCCGGACCCCGTGGCAGACCGTGCCGAGCATGCGTTTACGTATGCGATTTATCCGCATCAGGGCGATTTTGTCCAAGCCAAAGTTTATCAGAAGGGCTATGAGCTGAATGCGCCGCTTACGGTTGTGAAGAGCGGCGGGGGCGTTGGCGGAGGTGCTTCGGAATCTGCCGGGCTGCGGTCCTTGCTGCAGCTTGATAATTCGAATGTCATGGTCGAAGCGGTGAAGAAAGCCGAGGACAGCGAGCATCTGATCATCCGTCTGTATGAAGCTTCCGGCACGCGGGCGCAGGTTGGCGTTTCGTTCGGTGTCGCTTGCGAGACGATCGAAGAGACCGACCTCATGGAGCGTCCGACCGCATTGTTGAAGGAAGAGGCGGCATCGGTGGAGCTGTCCTTCCGGCCTTTCGAAATTAAGACGCTACGCATCAAAATGAACGCTTAG